From Butyricimonas paravirosa, one genomic window encodes:
- a CDS encoding efflux RND transporter periplasmic adaptor subunit — protein MNKRFIIINFAAFAVMLFLSTGCKQDGKQDAVPSYRVITVSSMPVEISESYSATIRGRQDVDIMPQISGRITRLCVKEGTRVTTGQVLAVIDQTPYLAALRTALANVSAARAKAETARIELQGKQALFDEKVISEYDLSLARNQLAVALAELQQAEAQEADARNNLSYTEIKSPSNGVVGTLPYRIGALVSPNMEQPFTVVSDNAEMYAYFSVSENMLRHLSTRYGSIDSLIAKMPEVSLQLNDGSLYKAKGRIETVSGVVDPATGAVQIKALFPNPERELLSGSIGNIVLRNPQTDAITIPMTATVELQDKIIAYRLKNGRAEAAYLTVDRLNDGNRFIVKEGLSVGDTLIAEGVGLVREGMSITPKDETK, from the coding sequence ATGAACAAGCGATTCATTATCATTAATTTCGCCGCATTTGCCGTCATGCTGTTTCTGTCGACTGGATGCAAGCAGGACGGTAAGCAGGATGCGGTACCGAGTTATCGGGTCATAACAGTATCGTCCATGCCGGTGGAAATATCCGAATCTTATTCCGCCACTATCCGCGGGCGACAAGATGTGGATATCATGCCGCAAATATCCGGCCGCATCACGCGTCTATGCGTGAAGGAGGGCACACGGGTGACGACAGGGCAAGTACTGGCAGTGATAGACCAAACACCCTATCTGGCAGCCTTACGCACAGCTTTGGCTAATGTCAGCGCAGCACGGGCAAAAGCGGAAACGGCACGAATCGAACTGCAAGGTAAGCAAGCCTTGTTTGATGAGAAGGTAATATCCGAATACGACCTTTCTCTTGCCCGAAACCAACTAGCTGTGGCACTTGCCGAACTCCAACAGGCCGAGGCGCAGGAAGCGGATGCACGAAACAACCTCTCTTATACTGAAATCAAAAGTCCGAGTAACGGCGTGGTAGGCACATTGCCCTACCGCATCGGTGCGCTTGTCAGTCCCAACATGGAGCAGCCTTTCACGGTCGTGTCCGACAATGCGGAGATGTATGCCTACTTCTCCGTGTCGGAAAACATGCTGCGACACCTATCCACTCGCTACGGCTCGATTGACAGCCTGATAGCCAAGATGCCGGAAGTGAGCCTGCAACTCAACGACGGTAGTCTGTACAAAGCGAAGGGACGCATCGAGACCGTAAGCGGTGTGGTGGACCCTGCGACCGGAGCGGTGCAGATCAAAGCCCTGTTCCCCAATCCCGAACGCGAACTGCTGAGCGGCAGCATCGGCAACATCGTCCTTCGGAACCCCCAAACGGATGCCATCACCATTCCCATGACCGCCACCGTGGAACTGCAAGACAAAATCATCGCCTACCGACTGAAAAACGGACGGGCGGAAGCTGCCTATCTCACGGTGGACCGCCTGAACGATGGCAACCGGTTTATCGTAAAAGAAGGTCTCTCGGTCGGCGACACCCTCATCGCCGAAGGCGTGGGACTGGTGAGAGAAGGCATGAGCATAACCCCTAAAGACGAAACGAAATGA
- a CDS encoding sigma-54-dependent transcriptional regulator has protein sequence MDKTRIIVVEDNIVYCEYVCNLLAREGYSTVKAYHLSTAKKHLQQATDDDIVVSDLRLNDGNGIDLLRWMRKEGKMQPFIIMTDYAEVHTAVESMKLGSIDYIPKKLIEDKLVPLIRSIQKERQSRHSRMPVFAREGSAFQKIMHRIKLVAVTDMSVMIFGENGTGKEHIAHHLHDKSKRAGKPFVAVDCGSLSRELAPSAFFGHVKGAFTGADSTKKGYFHEAEGGTLFLDEVGNLALETQQMLLRAIQERRYRPVGDKSDKSFNVRIIAATNEDLEAAVSEKRFRQDLLYRLQDFVITVPPLRDCQEDIMPLAEFFREIANKELECNVSGFSSEARKALLTHAWPGNVRELRQKIMGAVLQAQEGVVTKEHLELAVTKPTSPVSFALRNDAEDKERIMRALKQTNGNRSAAAELLGISRATLYSKLEEYGLKYKFKQS, from the coding sequence ATGGATAAGACAAGAATAATCGTGGTGGAGGATAACATCGTGTATTGCGAATATGTCTGCAATCTGCTGGCACGGGAGGGATACAGTACCGTGAAGGCTTACCACCTGTCAACAGCGAAGAAACATCTGCAACAGGCAACGGATGATGATATAGTAGTTTCTGACCTGCGCCTAAACGATGGCAACGGAATAGACCTGCTGCGCTGGATGCGCAAGGAGGGAAAGATGCAGCCGTTCATCATAATGACCGACTACGCCGAAGTGCATACGGCAGTCGAAAGCATGAAACTCGGTTCGATAGACTATATTCCGAAGAAACTGATAGAGGACAAACTCGTCCCCCTTATCCGCTCCATACAGAAAGAGCGTCAGTCGAGACACAGCCGGATGCCCGTTTTCGCCCGTGAAGGTTCCGCCTTTCAGAAAATCATGCACAGGATAAAGTTGGTAGCCGTCACCGACATGAGCGTGATGATATTCGGAGAGAACGGCACAGGCAAGGAGCATATCGCCCACCATCTGCACGACAAGAGCAAACGGGCTGGCAAGCCCTTCGTGGCGGTGGACTGCGGTTCGCTATCCAGAGAACTTGCGCCGTCGGCTTTCTTCGGACACGTCAAAGGCGCGTTCACGGGTGCGGACAGCACCAAGAAAGGATATTTCCATGAGGCGGAAGGAGGCACGCTGTTTCTTGACGAGGTGGGCAACCTTGCGTTGGAGACCCAGCAGATGTTGCTCCGTGCCATACAGGAGAGGCGGTATCGCCCGGTCGGTGACAAATCGGACAAGAGTTTCAACGTCCGCATCATCGCCGCCACCAACGAGGATCTGGAGGCGGCAGTGAGCGAAAAGCGTTTCCGGCAGGATTTACTCTACCGTCTGCAAGACTTCGTGATAACCGTGCCGCCCTTGCGTGACTGTCAGGAGGACATCATGCCGTTGGCGGAGTTCTTCCGCGAGATAGCCAACAAGGAACTGGAGTGCAATGTGAGCGGTTTCAGTTCCGAAGCCCGTAAAGCGTTGCTGACCCACGCATGGCCGGGCAACGTGCGGGAGCTTCGGCAGAAAATCATGGGAGCCGTGTTGCAGGCTCAGGAAGGTGTGGTCACGAAAGAGCATCTTGAACTTGCCGTGACGAAACCGACCTCACCTGTCAGCTTCGCCCTGCGCAATGATGCGGAGGATAAGGAGCGGATAATGCGTGCGTTAAAGCAGACAAACGGCAACCGGAGTGCCGCCGCCGAACTGTTGGGAATAAGCAGAGCTACACTATACAGTAAACTTGAAGAGTATGGACTTAAATATAAATTCAAGCAATCATAA
- a CDS encoding efflux transporter outer membrane subunit: MKKTAIYIILSGWMLTGCGTYSRYHRPDLSMENLYSTLPADADTTTLASLSWREMFTDPKLQSLIETGLDRNTDLNVARLRVEAAASALLTAKLSYLPSLGLNAEGNAGKHDGATAKTYNAGATASWELDIFGNLTAAKRGAAAALQGSRDYRQAVQTQLVATIADSYYTLAMLDAQMAISHRTLENWQTTVRTLEALKKAGQSNEAGVLQAKANVMQLESSLLSIRKSISETENALFAILAMPSHSIARSNLVEAAFPDTVSIGVPLQLLSNRPDVRQAEMELAQAFYTTNAARAAFYPHITLSGTLGWTNNGGGIITNPGQWLLNAIGSLTQPLFNRGANIANLKTAQIRQEEAKLLFQHSLLNAGKEVNDALTAWQTAKSQLEINARQVETLCDAVRKTESLMRHSNITYLEVLTAQQSLLEAEVQQLQTRFERIQSVIKLYHALGGGRF, from the coding sequence ATGAAAAAGACAGCAATATATATCATATTGTCAGGATGGATGCTTACCGGCTGTGGCACGTACAGCCGGTATCATCGCCCCGACCTCTCGATGGAGAATCTGTATAGCACCCTTCCGGCAGACGCCGATACCACCACTCTGGCCTCCCTGTCGTGGCGGGAAATGTTTACCGACCCTAAACTTCAGTCCTTGATTGAAACAGGACTTGACCGAAACACAGACCTCAATGTGGCACGGCTACGGGTGGAAGCGGCAGCCTCCGCCTTGCTGACAGCTAAACTCTCCTATCTACCCTCACTCGGACTGAATGCCGAAGGTAATGCCGGCAAGCACGATGGAGCAACGGCAAAGACATATAATGCAGGAGCGACAGCAAGCTGGGAACTGGACATCTTCGGCAACCTCACAGCTGCAAAACGTGGTGCCGCTGCCGCCTTGCAAGGAAGCCGTGATTACCGGCAAGCCGTACAGACTCAGCTTGTCGCCACTATTGCCGACAGTTACTATACCCTTGCCATGCTCGACGCGCAAATGGCAATAAGCCACCGCACCCTTGAAAACTGGCAGACTACCGTGCGCACTCTCGAAGCATTGAAAAAAGCCGGACAGTCAAACGAAGCCGGTGTATTGCAGGCAAAAGCGAACGTGATGCAGCTCGAATCGTCCCTATTATCCATCCGCAAGAGCATCTCCGAAACAGAAAACGCCTTGTTTGCAATACTTGCCATGCCGTCACACTCAATAGCACGAAGTAATCTGGTCGAAGCAGCTTTCCCCGATACCGTCTCTATCGGAGTCCCCTTGCAGTTACTTTCCAACCGTCCCGATGTGCGTCAGGCAGAAATGGAACTGGCGCAGGCGTTCTACACAACCAATGCGGCACGTGCCGCATTCTACCCCCATATCACCCTTTCGGGAACACTTGGATGGACCAATAACGGTGGCGGTATAATCACCAATCCCGGACAATGGTTGCTCAATGCCATCGGTTCCCTGACACAGCCCTTGTTCAATCGAGGCGCAAACATCGCCAACCTGAAGACTGCCCAAATCCGCCAGGAAGAAGCGAAGTTACTGTTCCAACACTCTTTGTTGAACGCAGGCAAAGAGGTAAACGATGCTTTGACCGCATGGCAGACTGCGAAATCGCAACTTGAAATCAATGCTCGGCAGGTGGAAACATTATGCGATGCCGTGCGGAAAACAGAATCACTGATGCGTCATTCCAATATTACCTATCTGGAAGTATTGACCGCCCAGCAATCTCTCCTTGAAGCGGAAGTGCAACAGCTGCAAACTCGTTTTGAACGCATACAAAGTGTAATCAAACTTTATCACGCGTTGGGAGGAGGACGATTTTAA
- a CDS encoding ATP-binding protein: MEFVRKAIALSHTFIILIVVAIAFTCHNEWQEVEALEVGNRHIDEFRKEVNRIHIQLIEFSLLGETALDWDETDLENYHAQRIALDSTLCLFNETHVIGRIDSVRSLLEDKERQMFQIVRLIDEQQSINKKIASQVPLIVQTSMQEQPKKPKRKGFLGIFGKKEETKPPTTTTTLRSPNRSMVSEQKEQSRRLSEQADSLAARNADLNRQLKGLICQIENKVQADLQGREDEIVAMRGKSFMQVGGLMGFVLLLLLISYIIIHRDAKSIKQYKRKTTDLIGQLEQSVQRNEALIASRKKAVHTITHELRTPLTAITGYTELLQKECSKENNVNFLQSIQQSSDRMRDMLNTLLDFFRLDNGKEQPKLLPCRISTITHTLETEFMPVAMNKGLSLTVKNGNDAVVLTDKERIIQIGNNLLSNAIKFTEKGGVSLTIDYTNGVLTLIFEDTGTGMTEDEQQRVFGAFERLSNAAAKDGFGLGLAIVHNIVAMLDGKIHLESEKGKGSRFTVEIPMQKAEEIPEKEIQTYIHREERNLNVVAIDNDEVLLLMLKEMYAQEGIHCDTCTDAAELMEMIRRKEYNLLLTDLNMPGINGFELLELLRSSNVGNSQTIPVVVATASGSCDAEELLERGFAGCLFKPFSISELLEISDKCAIKATQDGKPDFSALLSYGNEVVMLEKLITETEKEMQAVRDAAMRNDLQELDALTHHLRSSWEILRADQPLKVLYGVLHGKDKSDNEALSNSVTTVLDKGAEIIQLAKEERRKYENG; this comes from the coding sequence ATGGAATTTGTACGTAAGGCAATAGCATTAAGTCACACTTTCATAATTCTAATAGTAGTAGCCATTGCATTTACTTGTCATAATGAATGGCAGGAAGTGGAAGCATTGGAGGTTGGCAACCGGCATATAGATGAATTCAGGAAGGAGGTAAACCGTATTCATATCCAACTGATAGAGTTTTCGCTATTAGGAGAAACTGCATTGGATTGGGACGAAACGGATTTGGAGAATTACCATGCCCAACGCATTGCATTGGACAGCACATTGTGCCTGTTCAATGAAACTCATGTAATTGGACGTATTGACAGTGTGCGCAGTCTTTTGGAAGATAAGGAACGGCAGATGTTTCAGATTGTTCGGTTAATAGACGAACAACAATCCATCAACAAGAAGATTGCCAGTCAAGTACCTCTCATTGTTCAGACAAGTATGCAGGAACAGCCCAAGAAACCGAAACGAAAAGGGTTCTTGGGCATATTCGGCAAAAAAGAGGAAACGAAGCCGCCGACAACAACAACTACGCTTCGTTCACCCAATAGAAGCATGGTCAGTGAACAGAAAGAGCAAAGCCGTCGATTGTCGGAACAAGCCGACAGTCTTGCCGCCCGCAATGCAGATCTTAACAGGCAGTTGAAGGGGCTAATCTGTCAAATAGAAAATAAGGTACAAGCCGACCTGCAAGGGCGGGAAGACGAAATAGTTGCCATGCGTGGAAAGTCATTTATGCAGGTAGGCGGTTTAATGGGATTCGTCCTTCTGCTGTTGTTAATTTCCTACATCATCATACACCGTGATGCAAAGAGTATCAAACAATACAAGCGCAAGACAACGGATTTGATAGGGCAACTGGAACAATCCGTACAACGGAACGAGGCACTGATAGCATCAAGGAAGAAAGCGGTACATACCATCACCCACGAACTGCGCACACCACTAACGGCAATAACAGGTTATACTGAGCTGTTACAGAAAGAGTGCAGCAAGGAGAACAATGTGAATTTTCTTCAAAGCATACAACAATCTTCCGACCGTATGCGGGATATGCTTAACACCCTGCTGGACTTCTTCCGCTTGGACAACGGCAAGGAGCAGCCCAAACTGTTGCCCTGCCGCATCTCCACAATCACGCATACCCTTGAAACGGAGTTCATGCCCGTCGCCATGAACAAGGGGCTTTCCTTGACCGTAAAGAACGGAAACGATGCGGTTGTACTGACCGACAAGGAGCGAATCATCCAAATTGGAAACAATCTGCTGTCAAATGCCATCAAGTTCACGGAGAAAGGCGGTGTGTCGCTGACTATCGATTATACCAACGGAGTGCTGACACTGATTTTCGAGGATACAGGCACAGGCATGACAGAAGATGAACAGCAACGTGTATTTGGGGCATTTGAACGCCTCTCAAACGCCGCCGCAAAAGACGGTTTCGGACTTGGACTTGCCATCGTGCATAACATAGTGGCGATGCTTGACGGCAAAATCCATTTGGAAAGCGAGAAAGGGAAAGGAAGTCGTTTCACAGTGGAAATACCCATGCAGAAAGCCGAAGAAATACCGGAAAAAGAGATACAGACTTATATCCACCGGGAGGAGAGAAACCTCAATGTTGTCGCCATCGACAATGATGAGGTGCTGCTCCTGATGTTGAAAGAGATGTATGCACAGGAGGGAATACATTGCGACACTTGCACCGATGCGGCGGAACTGATGGAAATGATACGCCGAAAAGAATACAACTTGTTGCTGACGGACTTGAATATGCCCGGCATAAACGGCTTCGAGCTGCTGGAACTGCTCCGATCGTCCAATGTTGGCAATTCACAGACAATCCCCGTGGTCGTGGCAACCGCTTCGGGCAGTTGCGATGCGGAGGAACTTTTGGAACGAGGCTTTGCCGGATGCCTGTTCAAACCATTCTCCATATCGGAACTGCTGGAAATTTCCGACAAGTGCGCCATTAAAGCGACACAGGACGGTAAACCGGATTTTTCCGCCTTGTTGTCCTACGGCAATGAAGTTGTCATGCTGGAAAAACTGATAACGGAAACCGAGAAAGAAATGCAGGCGGTACGGGATGCGGCAATGCGAAACGATCTGCAAGAACTTGATGCCTTGACACACCACTTACGCAGTTCGTGGGAGATACTCCGTGCCGACCAGCCGCTGAAGGTGCTTTATGGTGTGCTTCATGGAAAGGATAAGTCCGATAACGAGGCGTTAAGTAATTCCGTGACCACCGTGTTGGATAAAGGAGCGGAGATTATACAGTTGGCAAAGGAGGAAAGGAGAAAATACGAAAATGGATAA
- a CDS encoding sensor histidine kinase — translation MTQVKMKIMSWKNGLLLSAVSYVFYLVMWFILDDKTIDQLPGMTIADYMVDFLLCMLFTYISLGFCFLVFRVLPFRTSYVWGMVYASCLMALNNIVAFGMITLFNFLWDETDNGLLDELLNMKGAYTFAMISTFLSSVYANSFYLQSYIKVRDEKQALEMALMKEKEIALQSQLNSLKLQINPHFMFNNFNNLLELIEEDTELAGKFLSNLSKVYRYIITNLDRNLIPVADEIKFLDSYLYLMKVRHNEGVIAKVSPGVRQCKGFLPPAVLQLLVENAIKHNSFSSEHPLVINIKLSDDYITVCNLKRPLMSPIESTGLGLKNIIERYALLCDKKVKIENAENFYSVSLPIIKNINPYENTDS, via the coding sequence ATGACCCAAGTGAAAATGAAAATAATGAGTTGGAAGAACGGCCTGTTGCTATCTGCCGTCTCCTATGTATTCTACCTTGTCATGTGGTTTATACTCGATGACAAGACCATCGACCAATTGCCGGGAATGACAATCGCTGATTACATGGTCGATTTTCTGCTGTGTATGCTTTTTACCTACATATCCTTAGGATTCTGTTTTCTGGTCTTCAGGGTATTGCCGTTCAGGACATCCTACGTGTGGGGAATGGTCTATGCATCCTGCCTAATGGCACTGAACAATATCGTTGCGTTCGGTATGATAACCTTGTTCAATTTCCTATGGGACGAAACCGACAACGGGCTTCTCGACGAACTCCTCAACATGAAAGGCGCATACACCTTTGCCATGATATCTACCTTCCTGTCAAGCGTCTATGCCAACTCCTTCTACCTTCAGTCTTACATCAAGGTGCGCGACGAGAAACAAGCACTCGAAATGGCGCTGATGAAGGAAAAAGAGATCGCCTTGCAGTCGCAACTCAACTCGCTGAAACTGCAAATCAACCCGCACTTCATGTTCAACAACTTCAACAACCTGCTGGAACTGATTGAGGAAGATACCGAGCTTGCCGGAAAATTCCTGAGTAACCTATCGAAAGTGTACCGATACATCATCACCAATCTGGACCGCAATCTGATACCCGTTGCCGACGAAATCAAGTTTCTTGATTCATACTTGTATTTGATGAAAGTACGCCACAACGAAGGGGTCATTGCAAAAGTAAGTCCGGGCGTCAGACAATGCAAAGGTTTTCTTCCTCCGGCTGTATTGCAGCTTCTTGTAGAAAACGCAATAAAACACAACAGCTTTTCATCTGAACATCCGTTGGTTATCAACATAAAGTTGTCCGATGATTACATAACCGTCTGCAACCTGAAACGACCTTTGATGTCCCCAATCGAATCAACCGGTTTAGGACTTAAAAATATCATAGAACGATATGCTTTACTTTGTGATAAAAAGGTCAAGATAGAGAATGCCGAAAACTTCTATTCGGTAAGTCTGCCCATCATAAAAAACATCAACCCTTATGAAAATACTGATTCTTGA
- a CDS encoding efflux RND transporter permease subunit, giving the protein MKLRFFIDRPVFSGVISVVIVLLGVIAMFSLPVEQYPDIAPPTINVWASYPGANAETVQKAVIVPLEEAINGVEDMTYMTSTASNTGDASINIYFKQGANADMAAVNVQNRVNAALSQLPAEATKTGVTTEKQQNAELLTFALYSPDDRFDQTFLNNYMKINVEPRLKRISGVGKAQLFGSNYSMRLWLKPDRMAQYGLIPDDISAVLARQNIEAATGSFGANHPTANEYTMKYRGRLSGADEFGELVVKSLPGGNVLRLKEVADVELGDEYYNYSSQVNGHPAAMMMINQKAGSNASSTINEIHEVLHELDRDLPEGAEFVVLTDTNKFLYASIRSVIRTLLEAILLVIVVVYVFLQDIKSTLIPAISIFVSIIGTFAVMSMIGFSINLLTLFALVLAIGTVVDDAIVVVEAVQAKFDEGYQSAVLAADDAMKDVSSAILTSTIIFMAVFFPVAMMGGTSGAFYAQFGITMAVAVGISAINAFTLSPALCALLLKPYIDEHGNTKDNFAARFRKAFNAVFYRLSRRYVRGVMFILHRRWLMWSSIAVSFVLLVLLVNATKTGLIPEEDTGTVMVSMNTKPGTSMAQTVKVMERINSRLDSIGEIEYNGAVAGFSFSGSGPSQAMYFVTLKDWEQREGEGQSVNDVIGKIYAATSDIPDATVFAMSPPMIAGYGMGNGFELYLQDKAGGDITAFKKEADKFVEALSQRPEIGEVYSSFATDYPQYWVDIDAAKCEQSGVSPAEVLSTLSGYYTGQYVSDFNRFSKLYHVTMQAPAEYRVNAESIHHIYVRTSDGGMAPLSRFVRLTKTNGPSDLTRFNLFNAISINGSPARGYSSGQVLEAISETARKVLPANYTYEFGGISREESKTTNNATLIFLLCMVLVYMILCALYESVFIPFAVLLAVPCGLMGSFLFAWLFGLENNIYMQTGLIMIIGLLAKTAILLTEYAGKRRSEGMTLAQAAYSAAKVRLRPILMTVLSMVFGLIPLMLAHGVGANGSRSLATGVIGGMIVGTLALLFLVPSLFIVFQYIQERIKHN; this is encoded by the coding sequence ATGAAGCTACGATTTTTTATAGACCGCCCGGTGTTCTCGGGCGTTATCTCGGTGGTGATTGTGCTGTTGGGCGTCATCGCCATGTTCTCCCTGCCGGTGGAGCAATATCCCGACATCGCCCCGCCCACCATCAATGTATGGGCATCCTATCCCGGAGCCAACGCCGAAACCGTGCAGAAAGCCGTGATAGTGCCGCTGGAAGAAGCCATCAACGGCGTGGAAGACATGACCTATATGACCTCCACGGCATCGAACACGGGAGACGCCTCCATCAACATCTACTTCAAGCAAGGAGCCAATGCCGACATGGCAGCCGTGAACGTGCAGAACCGTGTGAACGCCGCATTGAGCCAGCTTCCGGCAGAAGCCACCAAGACCGGTGTCACCACCGAAAAGCAGCAGAATGCCGAGCTGCTGACCTTTGCCCTCTACTCGCCCGATGACCGCTTCGACCAGACGTTTCTGAACAACTACATGAAAATCAATGTCGAACCGCGACTGAAGCGCATCAGCGGCGTGGGAAAGGCGCAACTGTTCGGCTCCAATTACAGCATGCGCCTCTGGCTGAAGCCCGACCGTATGGCGCAATACGGGCTCATACCCGACGACATATCCGCCGTACTCGCGCGGCAGAACATCGAAGCCGCCACCGGCTCCTTCGGTGCCAATCACCCCACGGCCAACGAATACACAATGAAGTACCGCGGACGCTTGTCCGGTGCCGATGAGTTTGGCGAACTGGTAGTCAAGTCCTTGCCGGGTGGCAACGTGCTTCGGCTGAAAGAGGTTGCCGATGTGGAGCTGGGCGATGAATACTACAACTACTCCTCCCAAGTGAACGGCCATCCGGCAGCCATGATGATGATAAACCAGAAGGCAGGGTCCAATGCGTCGAGCACCATCAACGAGATTCACGAAGTGCTCCACGAACTGGACCGTGACCTGCCCGAAGGAGCGGAATTCGTAGTGCTTACCGACACCAACAAGTTTCTGTATGCCTCCATCCGCTCGGTCATCCGCACCTTGCTGGAGGCGATACTGCTGGTTATCGTAGTGGTATATGTATTCTTGCAGGACATCAAGTCAACGCTTATTCCTGCCATATCCATCTTCGTTTCCATCATCGGCACGTTCGCCGTGATGTCCATGATAGGCTTTTCCATCAACCTGCTCACCCTGTTTGCGCTTGTGCTTGCCATCGGCACCGTGGTCGACGATGCCATCGTGGTGGTGGAAGCGGTGCAGGCGAAGTTTGATGAGGGCTACCAGTCGGCGGTGCTTGCGGCCGATGATGCCATGAAAGACGTTTCATCGGCCATTCTGACCTCTACCATCATCTTTATGGCAGTGTTCTTTCCCGTTGCCATGATGGGCGGCACTTCGGGAGCCTTCTATGCGCAGTTCGGCATCACGATGGCGGTTGCCGTGGGCATCTCGGCCATCAATGCCTTCACCCTCTCACCGGCACTTTGCGCCCTGTTGCTGAAGCCCTATATCGACGAGCACGGCAATACAAAGGACAACTTTGCAGCCCGTTTCCGAAAGGCGTTCAATGCCGTTTTCTACCGTCTGAGCCGACGCTATGTGCGTGGAGTGATGTTCATCCTCCACCGCCGGTGGCTGATGTGGAGCTCTATAGCAGTGTCCTTTGTATTGCTGGTGCTGCTGGTCAACGCCACCAAGACGGGCCTTATCCCCGAAGAAGACACCGGAACGGTCATGGTGAGCATGAATACGAAGCCCGGCACGTCAATGGCGCAGACCGTCAAGGTGATGGAGCGCATCAACAGCCGCCTCGACAGTATCGGCGAGATAGAATACAACGGTGCGGTTGCCGGCTTCTCTTTCAGCGGTTCCGGTCCGTCGCAGGCCATGTATTTCGTGACACTCAAAGACTGGGAACAGCGTGAGGGAGAGGGGCAGTCGGTCAACGACGTCATCGGAAAAATCTATGCCGCCACCTCCGACATCCCTGATGCCACGGTGTTTGCCATGTCGCCCCCAATGATAGCCGGATATGGCATGGGGAACGGCTTTGAGCTCTACTTGCAGGACAAGGCAGGCGGAGACATTACCGCTTTCAAGAAAGAGGCGGACAAGTTTGTCGAGGCCTTGTCGCAGCGGCCCGAAATAGGCGAAGTCTATTCCTCCTTTGCCACAGACTATCCGCAATACTGGGTGGATATCGACGCCGCCAAATGCGAGCAGTCGGGAGTGTCGCCCGCAGAGGTGCTTTCCACCCTGTCGGGCTATTATACCGGACAATATGTTTCCGACTTCAATCGCTTCTCCAAGCTCTACCACGTCACCATGCAGGCTCCGGCGGAATACCGTGTGAATGCAGAGTCCATTCATCATATCTATGTACGCACCTCTGATGGCGGCATGGCACCGTTGAGCCGGTTCGTGCGTCTGACCAAGACCAACGGTCCGTCAGACCTCACCCGCTTCAACCTGTTCAATGCCATCTCCATCAATGGGTCTCCGGCCCGGGGTTACAGTTCGGGGCAGGTGCTCGAAGCCATCAGTGAGACGGCACGCAAGGTTCTCCCGGCAAATTACACCTACGAGTTTGGCGGCATCTCGCGCGAGGAGAGCAAGACAACCAACAATGCCACGCTGATATTCCTGCTCTGTATGGTCCTGGTCTATATGATTCTGTGTGCCTTGTACGAAAGCGTGTTTATTCCCTTTGCGGTTCTGCTGGCAGTGCCTTGCGGGTTGATGGGCAGTTTCCTGTTCGCATGGCTCTTCGGTCTGGAGAACAACATCTACATGCAGACCGGTCTGATTATGATTATCGGCCTGCTTGCCAAGACCGCCATCCTGCTTACCGAATATGCAGGCAAGCGGCGGTCGGAAGGCATGACACTGGCACAAGCGGCATACAGTGCGGCAAAAGTCCGTCTGCGCCCCATCCTGATGACCGTGTTGTCTATGGTGTTCGGCCTTATCCCGCTGATGCTGGCTCACGGAGTGGGTGCCAACGGTAGCCGTTCGCTTGCCACAGGTGTAATCGGCGGAATGATTGTAGGTACATTGGCTCTGTTGTTCCTCGTGCCTTCATTGTTCATCGTCTTCCAATATATCCAAGAACGTATTAAGCATAATTAA
- a CDS encoding GNAT family N-acetyltransferase, with translation MKIETERLVIRDFQKRDVVGLLEYLSNPRVNCFAADRLCSEEAAFVYMQYSQKDMQRYAVSLKKEDFIIGDVFVLRENEDTYNVGWHFNKRFEGKGLAREAVIGLLDYLFREAGARRIYGFVEDDNIRSKRLCERLGMRREGCFKEFVTFINNPNGTPKYEDTRVYSILKKEWNSISAKSITNN, from the coding sequence ATGAAAATTGAAACAGAACGTCTTGTAATCAGAGACTTTCAAAAGAGAGACGTTGTTGGACTTTTGGAATATCTTTCAAATCCTCGTGTGAATTGCTTTGCCGCCGACCGCCTTTGTTCTGAAGAGGCGGCATTCGTATATATGCAGTATTCCCAAAAAGATATGCAACGCTATGCAGTGAGTTTGAAAAAGGAGGACTTTATAATCGGTGATGTTTTCGTTTTGCGTGAAAATGAAGATACTTACAATGTGGGCTGGCATTTCAACAAACGTTTTGAGGGCAAAGGATTAGCTCGTGAAGCGGTTATCGGATTGTTGGATTATCTTTTTCGGGAGGCGGGTGCACGGCGTATCTATGGATTTGTGGAAGATGACAATATTCGCTCCAAACGCTTATGCGAACGCCTTGGTATGCGCCGCGAAGGATGCTTCAAGGAATTTGTGACATTTATAAACAATCCTAACGGCACCCCGAAATATGAAGATACCCGTGTTTATTCCATTCTAAAAAAAGAATGGAATTCAATCAGTGCTAAATCAATTACGAATAATTAA